ATGTTTAAATTGTTAATGATCTGTTCTTGCTACTCGTTACTGGTCACTTGCAACTTGTAGCCTGCAATTTGTTTTATTCACTCTTCTCTACTTTAAATCGTTCATTTAGCCCAATGGCTCTACGTATAGACTTGGAACCGTGTTTTTCTCGTATTCCATCCATGGTTTGGTAGAGGTCAATTAGTTGGGGCTTATCGTTAAAAATGTTTAACTGCTGTCCGCCATAAACCAACTCACTGAATTTTACTCCAATAAGCCGAATGAGCATTCTGCGGTTGTACAGTTTTTTAAATAATTCGCGTGCTATTTCTATCAGGTGATGATCGTAGGAAGTATAGGCAATACGCTTTTGTAATGTATGCGTATCGAAGTTGGAATACCGAATTTTCACCGTTAGGCAGGAAGTGAGCTTTTCTTGTTTTCTAAGCTCAAAAGCCAGTTTTTCAACCATAATGGCAATTAGTCGGTTCAGTTTTACAATATCAATAGTATCCCTGTCGAAGGTGCGCTCAGTACTCATGGATTTTTGCTCGTGGTAGTTTTGTACGGGTGTATGATCGATGCCATTGGCTTTTTTCCAAATGGCAAGCCCGTTTTTCCCCATAACATTTTGCACCATTTCCTTCGGGATGTTGCTCAGGGTTTCTATGCGTACAATACCCATCGAGCGAAGCAGCTGATAGGTTTTCTTGCCAATCATCGGGATTTTACGAATCGACAAAGGGTAGAGGAATGGTTTTACATTGGTCAGGTTTACTTCCTTTTCTCCATTGGGTTTGGCTTCGCCTGTGGCAATTTTAGCTACGGTTTTATTCACCGATAAACCATAGGAGATAGGCAGGCCTGTTTCGCTGATAATTTTTTGGCGAAGCTCGTGTGCCCAGCTCATGCAACCGAAAAACCTGTCCATACCCGTAATATCGAGGTAATGTTCATCGATAGATGCTTTTTCATAAACGGGAGCTCTTTCTTTGATAACATCCGTAACCATACGGGAGTATTTGCTGTATTGATCCATATCACCCCTGATGACAATGGCATCAGAACAAAGATTACGTGCCATTTTCATGGGCATAGCCGAATGCACTCCATATTGACGCGCCTCATAGCTACAACTGGATACTACGCCACGATCGGAAGTTCCACCTATGATGATAGGCTTCCCTAGCAAACTGCTGTTTTGCAGCCGCTCCACGGATACAAAAAATGTATCCAAATCCAGGTGCACTACTGTTCGTTTTCCGCTATCCATATATAAATGCAAAAGAAAATTTGTTTGTTTAAATACTCTAATCTATCTTTGATTATAATTTAATCAAAATAATGATTGTAATATAATCAAAAACATGCAGAACTTGAAACTATTTTTAAATTTCCCCTCTGAGAGGGGAATAAGGGGTGTGTCGAAATAATGAAGCGAAGAAAAATAATCCCATATAATCCAAGACTAAAGCAGCTTGCGAGAAATCTGCGAAACAATAGTACACAAAGTGAAATCAGACTTTGGGGCTATTTAAAGGGCAAGCAGATAATGGGATATGATTTTCATAGACAGAAACCCATTGATAATTACATCCTTGACTTTTTCTGTAATGAATTGATGTTGGGGATTGAGTTGGATGGCTATTCGCATCATTTTGAAGAGGTGCTTGTCAAAGATGAGAGGAAAGAAAAGCGGATGAATGAACTAGGAATTAAGGTTATACGATTTGAGGATGAAGAAGTAATGAGAGATATAGATAATGTGATTAGGTCGATTGAGGGCTATATTGAGGAGTTTGAGGAGAATGTTAGGTTGTGTTTATGAAAAGTATTTATAACACACCCCTAACCCCTCTCAAGAGGGGAATGGATTGTGAAATGTCTAGTCCTAAAATAGGTTTACACGAAATGTAAACGTATGACAGTATTTAACAATTTAACAATACAACAGTTTAACAATTTATCATATGCTAAACCAC
The sequence above is drawn from the Bacteroidota bacterium genome and encodes:
- the dinB gene encoding DNA polymerase IV; the encoded protein is MDSGKRTVVHLDLDTFFVSVERLQNSSLLGKPIIIGGTSDRGVVSSCSYEARQYGVHSAMPMKMARNLCSDAIVIRGDMDQYSKYSRMVTDVIKERAPVYEKASIDEHYLDITGMDRFFGCMSWAHELRQKIISETGLPISYGLSVNKTVAKIATGEAKPNGEKEVNLTNVKPFLYPLSIRKIPMIGKKTYQLLRSMGIVRIETLSNIPKEMVQNVMGKNGLAIWKKANGIDHTPVQNYHEQKSMSTERTFDRDTIDIVKLNRLIAIMVEKLAFELRKQEKLTSCLTVKIRYSNFDTHTLQKRIAYTSYDHHLIEIARELFKKLYNRRMLIRLIGVKFSELVYGGQQLNIFNDKPQLIDLYQTMDGIREKHGSKSIRRAIGLNERFKVEKSE
- a CDS encoding DUF559 domain-containing protein; the encoded protein is MKRRKIIPYNPRLKQLARNLRNNSTQSEIRLWGYLKGKQIMGYDFHRQKPIDNYILDFFCNELMLGIELDGYSHHFEEVLVKDERKEKRMNELGIKVIRFEDEEVMRDIDNVIRSIEGYIEEFEENVRLCL